The following nucleotide sequence is from Zea mays cultivar B73 chromosome 1, Zm-B73-REFERENCE-NAM-5.0, whole genome shotgun sequence.
GCAAGAGCTTTTACGCACCTGGGAAGACCCAATGGACAAGCAGTGCAAACAGGACAGCAAGGACTCGATTCGGAGAACAATCGTGGAGCATGATAAGGTCTTCAGGCAGCAGATACGTAGCAAGCAGCACCATAATTTGTGAGGTATATTTGCACACATAGACGACGAGAAGTTAACAGACTGCTCCAGTTCTGTAATAAGTTGACGACCAGTTGTTAGTCAGACCTAAGTTGTCTTGTCATCCATGCAACAAGAACTTTTGCATCTGATACTGCTTCTTTGCATCAGGTGCATGAGCTGCATCGTTTGTACCATGTACATAAAACATTGATGGCTGAATGCGATAGCCACAGGTATCAACCGAGAGCAGAAGGAACTCATGAAGTGGTGCAGGGATCAAGGTCGAACCTCAACTGCAGTCCTTCTACCTTAAGGACAAACCAATCTGCTCTCCTTGGTAATGCACAATACCCAGCTCCGCAACAAGTACATGAAGATTTGAGTCTCCATGAATGCAAGCCAGTGAACTGCCTCAGCCTCTTCGGTGAAGAAAACTCAGCAGCCAAAGAAAGGTTTCACGGGGAGAACCATAAATCAGTTGAAGATGAAAGCTGGAGCGCCGCTGTAGAGAGTGATCTTGACCTCAAACTGAGCATCGGCCCTAGCTCACATTCACCAGAAACACCACGCTGGCTATTCTCAGGAAGCATGGAAAGAAACCCTTCTGGCCAGCATCGATGAGAGCaagctctaaatagttacctgcaGGGGGTGACAGGAAGGACGTCTTTTTTACCAGGCTGATGATCAGCACTTCATACCCAGGTCTCTGCTGATTGACCTGGAGCCAAGAGTGATCAATGGAATCCAGAACAGCGAGTACAGGAACCTGTACAACCACGAGAACATATTTGTCGCTGAGCATGGTGGTGGTG
It contains:
- the LOC103643495 gene encoding uncharacterized protein, producing the protein MDKQCKQDSKDSIRRTIVEHDKVFRQQVHELHRLYHVHKTLMAECDSHRYQPRAEGTHEVVQGSRSNLNCSPSTLRTNQSALLGNAQYPAPQQVHEDLSLHECKPVNCLSLFGEENSAAKERFHGENHKSVEDESWSAAVESDLDLKLSIGPSSHSPETPRWLFSGSMERNPSGQHR